The nucleotide sequence GAAATTCTAGTTCCTATGAAATAATTCCTCCTTGTATTTTTTGAGGCGGTATTCAAGGTTTTTTTTGACCCCATGCCATTCCTGCGCAATAATCGAAAAGACCACGGTATCTCGGAAAGTTCCGTCGGCATTAAGCCGGTCATTTCTTAGGATACCATCTTGTTTGGCTCCCAGTCGGGCTATGGCGTTCCTAGAATTGGTATTAAACCAGTCAGTTTTGAATTGAACAGCAATGCAATTCAGTGTTTCGAAAGCATATTGGAGCAAAAGGTATTTGCACTCAGCATTTGTCCCAGTACCTTGGTGACTTTTGGCATACCAGGTAAAACCAATCTCCAACCTCCTATGGGCAGCGGCAATATTGCAAAATCTCGTGGAACCGATGATTTTATTGCTTGATTTTTCTATAATGACAAATGGCATGGATGTTCCAGTCTCTTTTTGAGCCAATGCCTCATTGATATAGTGATCAATAGTATTTTCTGAAGGTACTGATGTAAACCAAAGCTCCCAAAGTTTACCATCAGAAGCAGCCTCCAGTAGCGCCTTTTTATGGAGTTCTTCCAGTGGAATAAGTTGGACTTTTTCTCCTTCCAAGCTGAGCGGTTTTAACCAATTTTCCATGCTAAAATGAAGTATGAAGTGAATGATTTATTGCTCAGCAAGATAATAATTATAAAAATAGAGGAAGGAAAATAGTCCGGGTTTTCCTTCCTAATTTGAAATAGTAGACCATTTAGATGGCGCTTATTTGTGATTTAAAAAATCCATCAGGTATCCTCTAAAATCATAATATTCGGGATGTTCAAGTACTTCTTTTCTTATTCTGGGTCTTTCAAAGGGGATGACCAACTCATCTCCAATTTTGGCATAAGGTCCGCTGGTCATCATGATCACCCTGTCTGCCAAAAAAATGGATTCGTCCACATCGTGTGTTATGGCCACTGCCGTGATTTTCTCTTTTTGCCAAATTTCCAGTAGCACATCTTGTAGCTCTCCTCGGGTAACGGAGTCCAGCATGCCAAAAGGCTCATCCAAAAGTAGGATTTTTGGTTTCAAGGCAAAAGCCCTGGCAATGCCTACCCTTTGTTGCATTCCCTGGGAAAGGGCAGTGGCTTTTTTGTCAAAATCATTTCCTAGCCCGACCTTGTCCAGGTAGTATTTACAGATTTCCAATTTTTCGGCTTTGCTGGCGTGTGGGAAAACTTGCTTAACACCAATCATTACATTTTGAAGGGCTGTCAACCATGGCAATAAACTGGGGGACTGGAAAACCACAGCGCGGTCTGGACCGGCACCGCTGATGGCTTCTTGGTCCACATTAATTTTTCCAGCGCTGATTTCATTCAAACCCGCTATCATGGTCAAAAGCGTGGACTTGCCGCAACCAGAATGACCGATGATCGATACAAATTCCCCTTTTCTTATAGATAGATGAAGATCATCCAAAACAACATAATCTCCTTTTGGTGTAGGATATACTTTTCTGATGTTTTCACAGGAAAGCATATCAGCTTGTCCCTCCAAATGAGGTATATATAAATTTTCTTTATTCAATAGTGCTTCCATATTGCCTTATGCTTAGGTTTAGAAATATTTTATTTTTTCGTCTTTAGCCTTTCTTCCAAAACCAATTCTACCAGGCATTATCGGTTGTAAGTCCGGAAGGATATATTTATGATCACTGGATTGCTTTCTGCTTGCACCTACCTCTATCAAGTATTCCAATATATCATTCCTTAATCTTTTGTAATGAGGGTCTTTATTGATAGCAGTGACATCTCTGGGTCTTTCAAAGTCAATCCTGAATTCAGGACCTAAAGTAGCATTTGGTCCAGGCCTGAGCGGAATTATTCTATCGGCCATGATGATGCCTTCGTCGACGTCATTGGTGATCAAGATGGCGGTTTTCTTATCTTGGCTCCATATTTTGATAATTTCTTCTTGTAAACTTCCCCGGGTCAGGGCATCGAGTGCAGAGAGCGGCTCATCCATTAATAGTATCTCCGGGTTCATGGCCAATGCCCTGGCTACGGCCACCCTTTGTCGCATGCCACCTGATAGTTCCTTGGGTAGCTTTTGGGCGGCATGGCTGAGGTTGACCATCTCAATATACTTTCGGATATGGTCTTCCTTTTTGGAGTTGGAAAGTTGTGGAAATGCCTCGTCTACGGCCAATTTAATATTCTTAAATACCGTTAACCAGGGCAAAAGAGAGTAGTTTTGGAAAATTACCCCTCTGTCTGGTCCAGGTCCTTTAATCGGCTTTCCTTGAAGCAATACCTCACCAGCATCGGGAAAGTCTAGTCCATTGATCATATTGATCAAGGTGGTTTTTCCACTACCTGAAAAACCTACGATGGCCACAAATTCCCCTTCTTCTACACTTAAGTTGATATTGCAAAGGACCTCAATTTTGGAGGATCCCATTCCATAAGATTTTGATACATTATTTAGTTGGAGTATGGACATGTGCTTAGGCTTTATTGAAGGTCATTAAATGCTGTACACTTAGCATGATTCTGTCTAGGAGGAAGCCTATGATGCCGATTACGAACATGGCGACGATGATTTTAGCATTGGAGTCGCTGGCACCATTTTGAAATTCTTCCCAAACAAAGGAGCCAAGCCCAGGACTTTGGGCCAATAGTTCAATGGCGATCAAAACCATCCAGGCTACGGATACGGTAATTCTCAGCCCTGTAAAAATCAAAGGGAAAGAAGCAGGCAGTATGATTTTAAATATTTGTTTGCCAATACTTAATTTGAGCACTTTGGAAACATTTATATAATCTTTGTCAACATTGGCTACTCCCATGCTGGTGTTGATCAAAGTGGCCCACATCGCGCAGAGTCCTACACTGATAAATGAGATGATAAAGGACTTGTCCATATCAGGATCTGTGATGACTGTTTTGACAATCATAAATACCAATAAAAGCCATACAACAGGTGATACGGGTTTCAGTATTTGAATGAGCCAATTGAATGAATTTCTGAGCACCTCACTTAAACCTATGATGATCCCAATGGGTACAGCTACAAATAAGGCCAATAGAAAACCGGCCGCCACAGTCTTTAGGCTGGTGGCAATCTGGTCCAAAAATGACGGCCTTCCCGTATAACTGATGGGAGACAAACCCTGTTTTTCACGTTCTGCATTGGTGGCAGCTACTTTTTCCTGAAATTCATCTTTCTTTTCTGAAATTTGAATATGGTCTTTCCAAAGTGCCTGGTAGGCTTGGTAAACCTGCTTGGGCGAAGGAAGTGTATTAGGTTGACAGCTTACATCCCCGGAGTTTATACAATCGGCCATGGCTGCGGCTGCTTCCTCCCCCTGTTCTATCCTTGCTTTTTCTATCCTGGCACTGGCTTCCTTATTGAATAGGGCAGTGGCGCCCAAGTGCCAAATAAGGATAAAGACAAATATGGAAGCCAATGGGAATAGGCTCTTTTTGATGAAAATACTGAGGTTTTTTCTGGGCTCTTCTCCACTGATAGTTTTGAGCAGGGGCTCCAAAAAGCCTAAGCCCATAAATCGCATGTTTTTAATGGTCTTGTCTTTCATGGCTTGATCAATTTTCGTTCTTTACAATTCATTTTAAATGATAGCTTGCCTGTACGATACAAGTGATAGTAGTTTCAGGCCAGCTAATACAAGGAACTGAATGGAAGGTATTCCCCTTGTTAGCTCCTTGTGCTTAGTGGATTTTTTATAATTTGGTTTTTTAATCTTTGTTACCAATCTTAAAGCTATTGATATAGGTGATGGGATCTTTTCCATCATATTCGATACCATCGATAAAATCTGCTGTTGGGGCTTTGTAGCCATCGGTGTCGGGCATTTCCTCTGCACTAAGTTTACCCTCTTCCATCAGGATTATAGCAGCTTTTTTCCAAATGTCGGGTCGGTAAATGTCTTTGATCGTTTCATGGTACCAATTGGCAGGTTTGCTTTCAGGGATTTGACCCCATCTTCTCATTTGCGTCAAGAACCAAATGCCATCAGAATAAAAAGGATAGGTGGCATGATGCCTAAAGAAAACATTGAAATCTGGCATGGACCTTTTATCGCCTTTTTCAAATTCGAAGGTTCCAGTCATGGAATTGGCGATTACAACGGAGTCTGCACCTACATATTCAGGTCGGGAAAGTATGCCCACAGCCTCTGGCCTGTTACCAGGTGTATCCAGCCATTTTCCTGCTCTAATCAGGGCTTTGGTTACGGCAATGGCCGTGTTGGGATTTTCATCCACAAACTTCTTGGTCATCACAAATACCTTTTCTGGATTGTTTTTCCAAATGTCATAGTTGGTCGTCACTGGAACTCCAATGCCTTTAAATACAGCCTGCTGGTTCCAAGGCTCTCCCACACAATAACCATATATGGTTCCCGCTTCCAGTGTGGCGGGCATTTGTGGTGGAGGAGTGACAGAAAGCAAAACATCAGCATCCACCTGCCCTTGTATATTATCAGCAGTATAAAATCCTGGGTTAATACCCGCTGCACCTAACCAGTACCTGATTTCGTAATTGTGGGTAGAAACTGGGAATACCATGCCCATTTTAAAAGGCTTGCCACTGTTTTTGTATTCCTTGATGACCGGTGCCAAAGCGTCTGCTTTGATGGGATGGATAGGAAGTCCATTGTCATCTGTAGGGACATTGGTTTTCATTTTGTTCCAAACTTCATTGGAGACAGTGATGCCATTTCCATTGAGGTCCATGGAAAAGGGTGTAACCAATTCAGCCTGCCTACCAAATCCTGCTCCAGCAGCGATTGGCTGGCCGGCGAGCATATGGGAACCATCTAGTTGTCCATCTATTACCCTGTCCAACACATTTTTCCAGTTGGATTGGGCTTCAATGGTGACATAGAGTCCTTCCTCTTCAAAGTAGCCAAGTTCTTTGGCAATGGCCAATGGAGCCATGTCAGTAAGTTTGATGAATCCAAATGTCAACTGCGGCTTTTCAATGGCCAATTTTGGACTGGCGGATGCTTGGTTTTCGGTGTTTTCATTTTCCGCAGTACTATTGGAACTGCCACTGCTGCATGCCGTCCAAATGGTGGAAAAAGACAATAGGATTCCCAGGCAAGTTAGCAACTTGCTATTTTTTAGATAGTTCATGTCGGTTAGATCTTTGTTTGGTAATTATTTAGCTGAGGTGAATAAGGTAGGTTTGAAGGTGATCATGGTCCATGCCCAGTTTTGGAGATGGCTTTTATCCCCACCTCGAAGGGATTCCATGGTGTCTGTAGCAAACATCTGTGAGTAGCCCAGGTTCCAGGTAACTCCACCTTTGAGTTTCAAGGTGTATACCAAGTCAATTTCTGTTCCCATGCTTTTGCCCAGTTCTTCTCCTGATTCACCAAACTGTTTGGAGCCGGTCAAAAAATGGTGCGCTTTGGCAACTATACTGCCTTTGGCTATTGACCACTTTGTTTTGAGATAGATATCGTTTACCCCTACTGTGCCATTTGCAGGGCCTACAAAAAAGTAGTCCATGAAGCCATTAAAGGCATGGTTGGTACCAAAATCCGGATTGAAAGCTTTGTCCTTGTCATTACTAGGGTCATCATCACCAGAAATGTATTCTACACCGAGGGTGATGGGGGTAACAGTAGTGGGAATGGTAGCATTTACACCAGCTAGAAATGCACTTACATTTTTCTTAACCAATTTTCCCGTTTGGTAATAAAAGTCCCCGGCCAATTTGATGCTACCTATTTTTGTTGTTGGGATAAAGCCAAAAGTTTGTTTATTAGATAGGGTGGTGTCTGCATTTTGGTATCCCGCGTTTAAGGCCAGTATAGAAAATGAGGTAGATTCATAATCCTTATGGAACCAGCCATATTGGAGTGTCTTATAGTTTCCGCCGACATTATAGAAGCCTGCACCGTTGCCTTGTAAAAAGCTGGGTTCTGGCACATCGGTATCTTGGTTATTAGCGAATCCCAGATGTAATTTGGTTTGTTTTTGCTCTTCCTCATAAATGAAGAGCAAAGCATCATGCCTTCTTCCCTGCTGTGCCCATTCCAGACCTCCCAGGAACCTTTCATTGTCATAGCTGATAATTTGTCGGCCGACTTTCAGGCTAAAGTTAGTGTTGAAGAAGTATTGACCCCATGCCTCACTGATAAATGTTTTGCCTAGTTCTTCCTTAAAAATTTGCGGTGATTCTCCCCAGATACGAATATCTTGAAATGCCAATTTGAACTGGAAATCAGTGGATAAGTAATCAAGGTATAGTCTAGATCTCTGTTCTGTAAAGAAAGCAGGATCTTTGGTTTCATCTGTCAATGTCTTAAAACCATTTCTAAATTCTGTTCTTGGCCTTACTTCAGCCGAGAGGGTAAATTGCGCTAGGGCTTCATAGGCGGTGAGGCAGATTAAAAACGCTGATAAGTAAATTATTCTTCTCATGGTGAATTGTTTAATGGTCTTTTTGCTTAACTTTTTTAAGTATTAATACTTAGTTTTACAAACATAGGAGCTAGTACTTAGCTTTTATATGGAATATCACAGGTAATATTCCTTTTTTTGACCATATAAAAACCTGTCAAATTGCAGGTTTTTATCAAAAACACTACCATATAGCCTATATGGCTATCCTAACTATCAAGAAAAAAGTTATGGTCAGAAATTTCTTTACTAAGTAAATCTACGTTTTTTATGCCTAGTTTTTTTCCAGATGCATGGATATGGCCTTCTTTTTTGAGACTAGAAAGTGTCCTGATCACCTGCTCATCTGTGGTTCCTGCAAAGTCCGCTATGTCTTTTCTTGATAATAACAAACTGAAGAAATTGCCTTCTTGTCCGAACTTTCTGTTGATATATAATAGTGCATCGATAACCTTTTCCCGAACCGTCATCTGGGCGAATTTTTTCACTTTTGTTTCACTTCGATTAAGTTCTTCGGCATAGAAAGTCATCAGGTTATAGGTCAAGGAGGGGATCTGGTGGAGCATTTCATTCATGGTTTCCATCGAAAAATTACATAAATAGGTGTCTTCAAGTGCTGTAGCACCAATATGATAAAATTGTCCGGCTCCAAATCCGCGGTGACCAATAATTTCTCCATTACTGGCAAATCTCACAATCTGGTCTTTTCCATTAAGGCCAGTCTTGGTGACCTTCACCTTGCCGCGATTTACAAAATACAAACCATGAACAGGAGCACCTTCAATGATGAAATTCTGTCCTTTTTTGCAAAAAACATTATTCTTCATGCCGAGATAGTTTTTAAGCGCTTCTAACTGACAATTCTTTTTAATGATGCAATTGGTATTTGAACATGCTTGACAATCTGAACAAAAAGCTTCCATAATTCTATTGTTTATACGTAAATATACGTAAAAACTTGAGCGAAACAATTTCGGATTTCTATATTGACCTTGCTCAATTAATTGATAATTAAATAATTGGAAGGTTTTATGTTTTCAATTTGATAATTCTCTCTTTAGGATAAAGGTACTTCTATCTTCATGTACGGCTATACCCATTAGTATTATCAAAATTGTTATGATTAGGAATTAATTTGATATCAAATTACAAAAAATAATTATAGAAATTACTGATAGTAAGTGTTTTAAGTGTAAATAAATTTAAGAAACATTGAAAATATAAAGAAAATACTTATTAACTTAATACTGATTAATCCATGGTCAGTAGGCTGTTGGGAAATGGTTTTCCAGGAGATTTTATGCATGAGTATTTTTCTATAAAAATTGCTCATAATTCTCTATTGGTGGGTGGGGCTGACTTATCAGATGGTGTTAATTTAATTAATTTCATATCAACAAACTGCCACAATATGGAAGCATACGAGATTATTATCAGGCCTGCCACATTAGAGGATATGCCAAAGATCCAGGAGTTATACGTTCAAACTATCCAAGATTCTTGCAAGGGAGACTATAGTGAAATGCAGCTGGCAGCTTGGATTTCCTCAGTGGTCAATGAAGATAGGTGGAGAGGGGCATTGTCCAATGAATTTTTTTTAGTGGCTGAGGATGATGATAAGATCATTGCCTTCGGTGGATTGGAAAATGGCAATTATTTGGATTTTATGTACGTCCATCATAATTATCAAAGGATAGGCTTAGCAGAGAGACTTTTGAAGGCTTTGGAAAATGAAGCTTCGAGACAAGGGGCCAAAGAGATCACCACAGATGCCAGCAAGACCTCTATTCCATTTTTTGAGAAAAAGGGTTTCCATTATGTAAAGGAAAACAAAAAGCACGTCAATGGTCTGGAAATCATAAATTATAGAATGAGTAAAGGAATACATTGATCTTCATTTTTATGGTTTTTCTATTCCAAACAGTACCAAATATCAGATATAAAAGAAATAGTGGTTGATAGTGAAGACCGTAGGGCCTGGTGTCTGTAGATAATAACTAAGGATTATAAAACCCGATCTTTTGCTACTGGTAGTTTAAAAACAAAACTTTCGAGAAAATTAATGTGCCGCTGCGGCTAGAAATTGATTCCTTAAAGGAAGCCATGTCCAAAGCCAACAACGAGTCGATGTTTCCAAATTAAAGCCCTAAATTTGTCTAGCCAAACATGCATGAGGTCAAATGGAAAACCAATCGGTAAGGATTAATAAATATTTGAGTGAAATAGGCTATTGTTCCAGAAGGGCCGCGGATAAGCTCTTAGAAGAGGGAAGGATTACCATCAATGGCAAGGTGCCGGAATTGGGTACCAAGGTTACTCCTGGGGATGATGTGCGGGTAGATGGTGAGTTGGTTTCCCCTCCCGAAGAGGATTTTATTTATTTGGCTTTTAATAAGCCTGTTGGTATTGTTTGTACCACAGATACTAAGCGGGAAAAGAACAATATTGTAGATTATATCAATCACCCAAAACGTATTTTTCCCATAGGCAGGCTAGATAAACCTAGTGAAGGTTTGATTTTTTTGACCAATGATGGAGATATTGTCAATAAAATCCTGCGGGCAAAGAATAACCATGAAAAGGAATATGTGGTCACTGTGGACAAACCCATCACACAGCGATTTATCCAAAGCATGTCTAATGGGGTCCCTATCTTGGGTACTGTGACTAAAAAGTGCAAGGTTGAGCAAATTGGGCAATACAAATTCAAGATTGTCCTGACCCAAGGGCTGAACAGGCAAATCCGTAGAATGTGTGCGTACCTGGACTATGAAGTGACCAAACTGAAACGCATCAGGATCATGAACATAGGATTGGATGTGCCGGTAGGCAAATGGCGATACCTTACGGCCGAGGAACTGTTGGAAATCAACCAGCTCACAGCGGATTCCAGCAAAACTTTTGATGGATGATTTTAGGAATTTTTCAAGGGCAAAGATGACTAATGGAAAAAATAAGGGATGTTTTTGAGCAGCAAGTAGCTATGAGCGACCATGACTGGGAAATATTTTCCTCCTATCTGCTCCAGACCAACTATGCTAAACAAGAGACTATTCTAAATTTGGGAGCGGTGGAAAATTACCTGTCTTTTATAGCTACAGGAATCATTAGATATTATATCCCAGGAGAGGAACAGGAGCTTACTTTTGGTTTTTCATTTAAAAATGAATTTGCCAGTGCTTATGATTCATTTTTGACTAGAATGCCCAGCACCTATACTTTGGAAGCCTTGGGGCCAGTGGAACTTTGGAGAATATCCTATGATGACCTTCAAAAAGTATATCAAGAATCTGCTGTTGGTAATATTATCGGTAGATATGCTGCAGAGGGACTTTTTCTAAAAAAGTCAAAAAGAGAGTTGTCCCTATTGCAGGAAAGTGCAGAGGAAAGGTACCTGAAGATTTTTAAGGAAAGGCCGGAATTGATAAGATCAATTCCACTAAAATATATCGCCAGTTATATAGGTATTACCCCGCAAGCCTTGAGTAGGATAAGAAAACGCATTAGTTGAATTTTTTGCTTAAAAAATTAATGGTTTAGATCTCTTAAGCTTTGAATTTTTGTTAACCTGGGTTCATTGTATGCTAGCGGAAAAGCGTTGAGATTTGCAATGGATTAAAGAGAGATACCATGTTACCATTTTATGTTTTATTGATGAGCTTTTTATTGTCATCCGGGATTATCTATTTGCTGGGAAAAAAGATTGACTGGGTTTTAGCCGGGAGAATTTCCTTGTCTATAATGTTGTTGTTTACAGCCATGGGCCATTTTATATTTATAAGTGGCATGAGCAAAATGTTACCTGGATTTATTCCTGCTAAGGAAGTAGTGATTTACTTGACTGGTCTCATGGAAATTGCCGCTGCCATAGGGATTCATATCGCAAGGTTCAGAAAACTTACGGGGATACTCCTGATAGTATTTTTTATAATGATTCTGCCAGCGAATATCAAGGCCAGCTTGGAAAACCTTGATTATAAAACGGGTATTAATGATGGTCCAGGATTGTCTTATTTATGGTTCAGGATTCCTTTCCAGTGCTTGTTGGTAGGCTGGGCTTATTGCTTTGTGGTAAGGAAAAGATGAGCTCATGGGCTCGGTATTAGAATGCCTCCCCAATTCTAAAATAGATTCCCCAGTCATCTTTACCTACGGCAGCATCCAATCCGATATTGAATTTGACATCCTTGAAAGCTCGGTAACGATAGCCTATGCCACCGCCTGGATAGATGTCCCAGTTGAAATCCGGATTGTCAGAACCGTATATGGTGGCCAGACCGGCAAAGCCTACTAGGCCCATTTTCGGATGAAAATTATAGCGGTACTCTCCCTGAAAGGCAAATGGAACCATCTCCTCTATATTTGCCTTCTGAATAGCCTCTGATATCTTTTCCTCCTAGGACTTCCTGTTGTTCAAAAACAATATTTCCTAGGCCGAAATTACCTGCATATCTAGCAGCAATCACGTCTTCTCCGTCTCTAGCAGAAAAGTACTGGTTATATTCCGTCTTGATTTTGTCTGCAGTGACATCATTGCCAAACCATTCGGGTAAGCTGACCCACTTGACACGTACTTGCTTGCCTTTGTTGGGATAATAGACGTCATTTCTGGTATCAATGGTTATGTTGTATTCCAGGGCATTGGTCGAAGTCGTCTCATCGGGCAAGACGTCATCTTGATAGACTGTATAATAATGCGAATAGGTATAGTTCAGGCCCACAAAGATATTTCTGGGGAGCCTTCGCTTAAAGCCCGTGGTGACAATGGTGGTATTGGAATTATAGTCATAGAAACTGCCACTCTGAAAATCATCCATAAAAAACTGAGAGGTATGATTACCTGTCAGACCGAAAAATATGATTCGCCATTTGTCCTCCTTTAAGAAAAATCTATTGAATACAGAGATGAAATGGGATCCATTGGTAGTGTAGACTCCTGCGATGCCAGAAAGTGATTTTGGAGATATGTTGTCCTGCTTATCCAGTTTATACATTAACATGGGAATGGCACCAAACAAAAATTTCAAATTTCTATTATAGCTCAAAAAAGGCATGACCTTTAGTTGCGTTGACTTTTCTTCTTTTAGAGAGGACGTACTAAGACTGTCTTTTTTTTCTCCTTGTGCAAATAATAGACTGGTTGAAAAAATGAGGATCGAAGAGACTAATAATATTCTTTTCATTCTATGAGCAGCATTATGGATAAGAAAATTGTTTTGATAATATATGCAATTGTTGATATATATAATAATTAAAAGAGTATTGAATATTTTAAATATAAATTAGGAATGATTTATTATGGTGATATTCCCACACTTGGGGACTCTTATGGGGCTTTTATAAGGAATGCTTAATTTTATGCCTATGAATAAGAATTTAACAGCGGATGAATGGAAGGCCATTGGCCAACAACTGGGCCACCCTAAAGGGGAATTGGGGCTGACCGTAGCGAAAAATATGCAGGCTTCAAATGTCTTAATGGTAGAAAAAGCCGTGGAGCTCCTTCATTTGACAGGAAATGAAAAAATCCTGGAAATCGGGTATGGGCCAGCCGCTCATGTGGAGGAACTTTTGGAGGTTTTTGAAGGACTGGAATACCATGGATTGGAGATTTCGGAATTGATGCATCAAGCAGCCCATAAAGTAAACAGCTCGGAGGTAAAATCCGGCAAGGCCCAGTTTCATTTGTATGATGGCAAAAAGTTTCCATTTGCGTCTGGCAGCTTTGATAAGGTGATGACGGTAAATACCATTTACTTTTGGGAGGATCCCAAAGAAATGGCTGGTGAAGTGTTTAGGGTACTGGAGGAAGGTGGAAATTTTAGCTTGGCCTTTGCACAGAAAAGCTTTTTGGAAAAACTGCCCTTTACCCAATCCAACTTTAAATTATATGATGTTGATATGGTAGAGGACTTGATGTATGAAGAGGGATTTACGATTATTGAACAGGTGGATGTAAGAGAAAAGTTGAAAAGTGATCCGCTTGGAGTACTTGAAAGAGAATTTACAGTGATGCGCTTTATTAAGTGAGGATATTTAACGAAATTAGGAAAGGTCAAAAAGCTTTGCCATGAAGCGGATACATCTTTTTGAGTTTGAGGATATGAGCTGGTTCCCGGACCTGATCAGAAACTATATGACAGATTTTTTAGCCTTTATGGCCAATGCCACCAAAATGTATCGTCCCATTTTACCTATTCTTGAAAAGGGTATACATGCCAGCGGAGCCGGTCATTTTATAGACCTGGCTTCAGGTAGCGGAGGAGGATTGCTTAGCCTCAATAGGGAATTGTTGAAAAAGATGCCTCATCTGAAAATTTGGATCAGCGATTATTATCCCAATTGGGAGGCATTTGAGCGGATCAAGCAGGGGACAAAAAATATTGATTATGTCAAAAATCCAGTGGACGCTCGAAATGTACCTGATGAGCTGAATGGATTGCGGACAATGTTTTTGAGCTTCCACCACTTTCAGCCAGCGGATGCCAAGGAGATTTTACAAGATGCCATCCATGCAGATAGCCCCATTGCTATTTTTGAAGCACAGGACAGGTCATTTGTAAGTTTATTGGCCATGTTTTTCTCTCCTATTACGGTGTTATTGACTGCCCCATTTATCAAGCCATTCAGCTTGGGGCGTTTGTTTTTTACCTATTTGGTGCCTATAATTCCTTTGGCAGCTTGGTGGGATGGGATCGTTTCGTCGCTGAGGACCTATTCCATTCCTGAAATGATGGAACTGATCAATACTTTGGAAGGAGCAGATAAGATGACTTGGGAGATGGGGAAAGAGAAATCCGGTCCCGGTTTTGTGATTTATCTTTTGGGTATACCCAAATGACCTTGGAATGCATAATTTCCATGGTTCTTTTGATCTCTGAATGTATTTGGTAAAATTGGGCTAAGCTGTACTATCAGTAAATTCTTAATGTTTTATGAGAACGATATTTTGTTGTTTTTCAGGGGCACCTGAATACAATCCTTTTTATAGAAATCATATATATTGGTTTGGCTGAAATGACTGATGGAGAGATGGCTTTGGATTTTTCCTGGTGCAAGGCCAAATGAATCCTTAAAGCATTTGCTGAAATATGCTGGGCTGTTAAAGCCCACTTGGTAAGCTATCTCTGAGATCATTCCCTTTCTTTCTACTAGGTAATGGTAAGCTTGGAGCAGTCGTATATAACGGATAAACTTTCCCGCAGAAACACCCAGATAGTTTTTAAGTTTACGGTGTGTATGTTCTCGGCTATAGTGAAGCTTTTCCGAAAGCTGGGTTACAGAAAAATGGAATTCGCCTAAGTTTTTTAAAACAATTTTGACTGCCTCTTGGACAAATTGTTCATCTATTGCACTTGATGGGTTCTTCATCTTAAAAGTCCTTTTAGCTATCGGAATCAAAAATATTGCCTGAACTAAAGCATTACTTAATATAAAAAATTTCTGATGGATTAGAAA is from Echinicola marina and encodes:
- a CDS encoding class I SAM-dependent methyltransferase, with product MNKNLTADEWKAIGQQLGHPKGELGLTVAKNMQASNVLMVEKAVELLHLTGNEKILEIGYGPAAHVEELLEVFEGLEYHGLEISELMHQAAHKVNSSEVKSGKAQFHLYDGKKFPFASGSFDKVMTVNTIYFWEDPKEMAGEVFRVLEEGGNFSLAFAQKSFLEKLPFTQSNFKLYDVDMVEDLMYEEGFTIIEQVDVREKLKSDPLGVLEREFTVMRFIK
- a CDS encoding helix-turn-helix domain-containing protein, encoding MKNPSSAIDEQFVQEAVKIVLKNLGEFHFSVTQLSEKLHYSREHTHRKLKNYLGVSAGKFIRYIRLLQAYHYLVERKGMISEIAYQVGFNSPAYFSKCFKDSFGLAPGKIQSHLSISHFSQTNIYDFYKKDCIQVPLKNNKISFS